A single region of the Enterobacter cloacae complex sp. R_G8 genome encodes:
- a CDS encoding HlyD family type I secretion periplasmic adaptor subunit, translating to MNDVSRYNSRLKEPRLPRSTWVAWSLFALLAVFIAWASLFQLDEVTTGNGKVIPSSHEQVIQSLEGGIIHSLLVREGDIVERRQQLAQLDRTKTESSVLESESRLNAALATAARLKAEVNDTELAFPQELDDDVELVKQETALYQSRRESLEKGLAGLRQGAELVQRELSLTRPLVTQGAASKVEVLRLERQKNELENKITEMKNQYYVRAREELAKANAEIEAQRSVMKGREDSLTRLTFNAPVRGIVKDIDVTTVGGVIPPNGKLMSLVPLDDQMVVEAKISPRDVAFIHPGQKALVKITAYDYSIYGGLAGEVTMISPDTLQDEVKRDVYYYRVYIRTDSNHLTNKQGKDFPVFPGMIATVDIKTGSKSILDYLLKPLNKAKEALRER from the coding sequence ATGAATGATGTATCCCGCTACAACAGCCGCCTGAAAGAGCCGCGTCTGCCGCGCTCCACGTGGGTGGCATGGTCCCTGTTCGCACTGCTTGCGGTATTTATCGCCTGGGCGAGCCTGTTCCAGCTCGATGAAGTCACCACCGGCAACGGCAAAGTGATACCGTCTTCCCACGAGCAGGTCATCCAGTCGCTGGAAGGGGGCATTATCCATAGCCTGCTGGTGCGCGAAGGTGACATCGTCGAACGTAGGCAGCAGTTGGCTCAGCTTGACCGGACCAAAACAGAGTCCAGCGTGCTGGAGAGTGAGTCTCGTCTGAACGCCGCGCTGGCAACGGCTGCCCGCCTGAAGGCGGAAGTCAACGACACGGAACTCGCGTTTCCGCAAGAGCTGGATGACGACGTTGAGCTGGTCAAACAGGAAACGGCGCTCTACCAGTCCCGCCGGGAAAGTCTTGAAAAAGGGCTGGCGGGTTTACGTCAGGGGGCTGAACTTGTTCAGCGTGAGCTGTCGTTAACCCGTCCGCTGGTCACCCAGGGGGCGGCGAGCAAGGTGGAGGTGCTACGTCTTGAGCGGCAAAAAAATGAGCTTGAGAACAAAATCACCGAAATGAAAAACCAGTATTACGTGCGCGCCCGTGAAGAGCTGGCGAAAGCGAATGCGGAGATCGAAGCCCAGCGCTCGGTGATGAAAGGGCGTGAGGATTCGCTGACCCGGCTGACCTTCAATGCCCCGGTTCGTGGGATTGTGAAGGATATCGACGTCACGACCGTCGGCGGCGTCATCCCACCGAATGGTAAACTGATGAGTCTGGTGCCTCTTGACGATCAGATGGTAGTTGAAGCCAAAATTTCGCCGCGTGATGTGGCGTTTATCCATCCTGGACAAAAAGCGCTGGTAAAAATTACCGCCTATGACTACTCGATTTACGGCGGGCTGGCAGGTGAGGTGACCATGATTTCACCGGATACCCTTCAGGATGAGGTCAAGAGAGACGTTTACTACTATCGCGTCTATATCCGTACCGACAGTAACCATCTGACCAATAAGCAGGGCAAAGATTTCCCTGTATTTCCGGGGATGATTGCGACGGTCGATATTAAAACGGGCAGTAAATCGATCCTCGATTATCTGTTGAAACCGCTGAACAAGGCAAAAGAAGCGTTGCGGGAACGTTAA